One segment of Niallia sp. Man26 DNA contains the following:
- a CDS encoding helix-turn-helix domain-containing protein: MAKYSGNFKLKIVQEYLQSALSYDRLAQKYSIPSSSPIKNWVSAYKAFGEEGLQRKIVNEEYPVHSNWMYYTL, from the coding sequence ATGGCTAAATATAGTGGGAATTTCAAACTGAAAATTGTACAAGAGTATTTGCAAAGTGCTTTAAGTTATGACCGATTGGCGCAAAAATACAGTATTCCATCTTCTTCGCCAATTAAGAATTGGGTAAGTGCTTATAAAGCTTTTGGCGAGGAAGGGTTACAACGGAAAATAGTTAATGAGGAATACCCTGTTCATTCAAATTGGATGTATTACACTTTATGA